The genomic region TCCCACCCTCCCCCCTTTACTGTTTTCAGTCATTAGAGATCTTCCCCCAATAATACCTCTCGGCCGTCTTTGgtacaataaattaaaaaaaagagggaCCACAACGGCTGGTTGTCTCATGCTCCCGATCACTGCTTCTTCACCCTCCTGCACCGATTCCCAGGAGGTACATCTGTCATAAGCAAAGAGCAGGAGCAGGGGATGTGTGGGGTTCAATAAATCTGTGATTTCTCCAGCaatccccccagcaccacctctccGGGCAGGCAGCACGTGACCTGCatgcagaggggaggatggtccGGGGGGGTTGAGTCTCGGTTGGGCTCGGATCAAGAGCCTGGCATTTCCATCCAGAAGAGTGTTgcaatgaagtcagtgtggtGCTGGGAGCGGGTTGGGATGATTCAAGGGAAGgtactggggtggggggtggggggtggcggcAGAGAGAGGTTGAAGTAGAGAATGTGAgatagagatagggagagagaaaaatGCGAGTGATACAGAGTGAGTGCCCTGAATGACCCAGCTGAAATCCCTCTTGTCAACCAGTGCAGGAGGGGAcaaaaatgaggccggagaatgGGGAGGAGCTGGGGTGCAGGGGCTTTCCAGAAATTGATGTTTAGTGTCCCGGTGCCTTCAGATTGAAGTTGTGGAATTAGTGAGATTATAGGGAAGGGGGTGGTGAAGCAGAGGGAGAGAAAGCGGAAAGAGGAGGAGGGAAGCAGAGGAAACAAGAGTGCAAAGCCCATCTTGGGGAAGCAGGCAGGAGAAGCTCCTTTTTCCATTTGCTCAGCAATAAACAAAACCCTTTTGAGCTCCAGTACAAACTTTTAAATAAATAAGGGGTTGAGGGGAAAATATACATTGGCAGTCCAGCTCGGGTTTGAAGTTGCCGTGAGATTCCCcacccctttcccctctcacactgACCCtggccccacccacccaccccataGCTCTTGTTCAGTGTTATGGCTTTTTTTAATTCTCATTTTGACATACgcccctcgctctctctcacagGAGTCAGCATCAGGAGGTTGCCGCTGAACCGCGGGGGGCACGGAAGCCCACCAGGGGCGTGGCCTGTGGCTGGGGTCCGTCTCGGGGCGGCCTGATGCCGCCGGGTGACGGGGCgcgagaggaggaggaagaggagtagAAGACAGGGTGAGCGGCCCGGGGCCAAGAGGGGTCCAGGCGAGACGTCTCAGGACCctgagcagagaggtgaaggaagccatgggaggaggagggagacagTGGCTCAGAGGGTGGCGAAGAGGGCAGGGTCTGCAAGGGACGCTGGTGCTGAGGCCGAAGGTGCCGGTAGAGCTGCAGGTGGTGGtgttggtgggggggaggaggctGTCGATGGCCAGTGGGATGGAGGGGAGGTGGGTGAGCCAGTggcagagggagaggaggaggaggaggaggaggagggggtggagggtACAGGCCACTGGTAGGCTCAGGGCCGTCTCCGATGTTCCACAGGCGTAGCGAGGGTGGATGCTGCTGCTGGGTTGCCGGAGCAGGAGCCTGGGGAAACAAGAcaggagagtgtcggtgtcagtgAGGAGCATGGGAAGGTATGTCCTCACACCCAACATCACCCCCCCACCACAAACACCAACCCCTCCCGCCCCCTCTAACGTAATCACAGCCCACCTATCTCTTGACCCATTTTACTTCCACAGTCAAAAATAACCCAAAATCCATATGACTCAGAATATCCATCTAACTAATCTTAGAGCACCCACTCCAGACTTACAGGTTTCCTCGTTAGAGGAGAAGGAATAGGGagtctcctttccctctccatctcctCCCCAGAGGAAATGGCTTCTCTTCCACCTCTTTCCCCCACTCCCTGCAGCCTCCACCAGCACCCTGGAAGCTCCTTGGAGTACAGAGTACCCAAAggggcaatgttagcattcatttgagagGAAGGATGTAGtgctgaagctctataaggcattggtcagactgcaccggAGGACCGAGAGCAGTTTGGGgccattatctaagaaagggtgtgctggctttggagagggtgcagaagaagttcacAAGCATGACcccaaaaatgaaagcattaagatatgagggagaaggcaggagaatggggttgagagggacgttaaatcagccatgagcagacctgatgggcaaaTGGCCGAATGATATTGCTCCTCCTTGTGCTGGTAAGatgatggggaggtggggtgtgGGTGCACTCAGTTCCCTGAGAGTAGCATCATGGCGGACAGGATGGTGAAGATGGCGGTTGGCctgttggtcttcatcaatcaggCACTGAGTGCAAGAGTTCGGAGATCACGAGATCATGGCTGAATTGTACAGCTGAGGCTTCACTTTCATAAGGATGTGGACAAAACACAGGTAAATGGGATGAGCTtggatggtcagcacagactggtTTGGCTGAAGTGTGACTCATCAGTTGGGAAACCCTAACCAGAGAGAGATACTACCCACTCTCATTTCCCCATCGAGTGTGGAACCTCTGACAAGCAGCAGGAGAAGCAACTGGCTTCCCAATCCCTCTTTGAGGGTGAGAcgtgtggggggaggtgggggaaaaaTGAGCTGGTGCACCACTCTCCAGCCTGTTACACGCTGCCTCAATGAAGAGGGTGGGGGAAGACGGACACACTTTTGACGGTTCTGCACACTATCATGACTGGCCCGTGCCTCTTCCTGGTCCCTAATCGTTCCCTCCCACACAAGTGCTGCCCACCCTGGAACACTACCCGCACAAGGGAGGGAAAATGGCCAACTCAATGGGAGCACCAATGCTTGGTACCTAACCTCCCTCCCTCGCACTCTCCTCCTCCAGGACAGTTCTGGAGGAGCAGCAAGAGATTCCCCCACCCAACCACCAACCCTCCACATCCTGGATCCAACCAATCTCTGGGGAGGAGAGCAAACTGAGTGACGAAGAGGCCAGTCTTCCTTTCCTGTGGGAATCTGGTTTTTATAGTGATGGGCTGCAGGAAGAAAGACGCACAGTGACAAGGGAATAAATATGCAGAAAATGGAGCGGTGATTCCCATGGGCGGCTCTGTACACAGTGGTGGAGAGTCCCTGAGTAACGGAGAGAGAACCCCAAAGGGGAGGCAGGTTGATCTGGACAAGCCCCTCGCCCACGGGTCACCTGAGAGGAGTGAAGCAGCTCCCACGGGCACAAGGGGCTGGCTAGGGGGGCAGCAATCACAGCCATTCAAAACCCCACTTCCCTGCCTTTGTACCGAATGCAAGAAATGATGGTGACAGGCACCTGTGCACGTGTGTTCACACACAAGCGCGCgcgcgcacgcacgcacacacacacacacacacacacagacaagagGACACCACAGTGTCAAGACAGAGAAAGGGCAGATAGAAAACAAATTGACAGAGACATGAATagacccactccccctccctcctccccagcATTGAAGAGGTGCCCATTCACGGGCTCCAAGGCAGAAACCTCAAGTGAAATGCAACAGAGGGAGAAGAGCACACATGCAACAGTTGCTTCTGAGTGTGGAAGGGAGCTGGATCTTCTGAACCAGACACCGAGTCCTGGGTCCGTGTCGGAGCTGACCTTCCCGCTCCACGCCGGGTTTCAAGTAAAGAAGGTTGTTCCTTTCttcaccccccaccaccccacctaaAGGGGGAGGATGTTTCTCGACGTCCAGCCATCCCCACCCGGCCGCGCGTGGACAGAAGGCTGCCTCCCGGTGAGAGACGAGGTGCTCCTGGAGACTTTCGTACCTGCGGACTGTGCATCTCACAGTCGGTGGGGGCCTCGGCATGGTTGAAGTATCGGTTGGGGTACCGCTGGTTCCGGTTGTCACTGGACGAGCCACTGGAAGCACCTGGGAGCAGGAATGGTTCAAGGGGTTAgcggtggagggaggggatgggtcACGCGGAAAgaagtggagggaggagaagtggAGAAGGGGTGAAGAAGAGAGAAAAGCAGGAAGCGATAAAACATTGAAAGAGCAGACACAGGTACATATACACTACACAACACGGACTCCACATACACGAGGGATCCAGCAGCACACAGCACGAGAAGCAGCAGAAGAACCCAGTTCTGATGGTAATCAGTAGGTGACCAGCAATCCACCTTGGACTCACCATCTGGTGCAAGCAGTTTGTAAAAATAAATGGCATTCAATAACCATGAAAGAACATGATGTGACAATATAAATCTTCTAGGCTATCAAACCATTACagactgtacctcagtgttatacAGAGACAGAACTGTCCTCACTGGTACtctaccctggtgttatacagtggaAGACCCACCccactgtaccccggtgttatataATGATAGACCTGTCCCCactagtactgtaccccagtgttatacagagaCAAACATGTTTCTGCTGGTATTGTACCTTGGTGTCATACAgcgacagacctgtccccaccattACTGTACCCCAGTTGATTTCCTCACATTCTCAGTCAGAGAGGCTGGGTAGTGATGGGTAGCAGGAACCCTTGCTGATGGTGATAtttacattctctctctctctctgtctaaccCTGGAGTAAGTGGGCAATTACGGGGAACAGGAACCCTATACGATTCCCCTCCTCTCTTACCCAGGAGTAACCGGGCAGTGATGGGGAGCAGGACCCATGGTTGATTTCCCCCACCACATCTCTCTCTCTAATCCAGAGATCACTGGGCAGTGAGGGGTAGCAGAAATCTTGCCATCCACCTTCTCTCCAACTCCAACAAAGGGCCCACTAAAGTGTATCTGACTACAGACTCGCTCACCTCCCCACCTGTCCGAGATTCCCTGAtgagacagagatgaggaggaggtaGCAGCCCACATGAACCTCTGCCAGAACTCCAGTtctagagatgaggaggaaggtaGCAACCCAGACAAGCCTCTACCCGAACCCCAGTAGGCAGCAAGGTAGGGGCTTTACCTGAGCTGGACAGGGAGAAGTAGGCAGCAAGGTAGGGGCTTTACCTGAGCTGGACAGGGAGCTGGCATTGCTGGTAGATTGGCTGTGCTCCACGGAGGGGCTGGTGGAGATACTGCTGCAGGTATTTGTGCCCTCGTCCAGTGTCTTCTTGAAGAAGTTGTGCTGCAGTGCATAGAAAGGGGTGATGCGCGTCTTGGGGTCATAGTCCAGCATCCTGAGGATCAGGTCCTTGAACTTCAAGTACTCTGCTGGGGTGTGACCAGGCTCGCCAACCCTCCGTCCACTCGGACCCCCGGTCTCCACGCCAATAATGTTGTGTAGCTTGCGGGAGGCAGCTGCTCGGTACTCctaggtggggggagggttggggggggggggggggttgaaagaCAGGGATTACAATGTGCACTTCCGTCCTCTGCATCCTCTACCCCATGATTTATCAGAGGAGCCCCCACCTCTCTACTCCTGCCCACTTGCCTGGCCAAATCCCAGAGATGCTCCAAGATGTTCCTTCCCTCTGCACCCCAAATCAAATATTCCCTCGGTCTCCTTactttcactcacacacaccatttCTCTGCCCTAAACTAGCTAAATGCACATGTTGAGCAAACATACTGTGCAAGAAATGTTGCTGACTACATCTACAAGCATCAATCAGACATACCTTCTTCACGTCTTTGACCTTCTTGATGGCCCACAGGCCGTCTGACAGCTTTTCAAAGTACTTGCGTGCTTTCGGGGCTTGCTCCAGCATGTGAGTGGGAGGTATGCCAACAACCTCCACTATCTTATTCATCTGATCCACCTGAATGACAGAACGGGAGCCACATGTTACATTCAACAGGATGAGATGTAGAAAGAGGAGTGGAAGCAGTATGGTCATGCAGATTCCCAGCAGAACACTTGGGAGGTTTACTTCCACCCCATCAACTCAACGAGCGAATGAGTGTTGGGATGGCGTGGAGGCAGCGTCACCCCATCTCtgatcccaggagtgtgtgatgggatggggcGGAGGGAacctcactctctgtctgactccaggagtgtatgatgggatgatgtggagggagcttcactctgtgtctaacctgtATTGTCCCCACCCCAGATGTATTTGATGGTACAACATTCAGGTGCCAACACTGCATCTCACCTCATTGCACCCACTGAAGAGAGGCTCTCCTGTGTGCATCTCCACCAGAATGCAACCCAGTGACCACATGTCAATGGAGAGATCATAGGGCATCCCAAGAAGCACCTCAGGCGAGCGGTAAAAACGGCTCTGGATGTACTGATAGATCTGTGGGCAGAGGGAAAATACATTTACCCCACTTCtgtcaataaaccaatttcaatcaccaccacacacacacacacacacacacacacacacacacacacacacacacacacacacacacacacacacacacacacacacacaccaccagttGCCCCAGCTGACTGAAGTctgcatatatacacacacgctCATGACTTACAGGCacaccaaacacactgaccctcactggggtacgtTTTACATGCACACCTCCCCTGAGGGGGATCATTTCACACACACACTACCAAcaaccccccgccccccgccagtCCTCTCACCTGCTGCCCCAGCTGGCAGGAGCTACCGAAGTCAACGATTTTGATGGCACTGCGCTTGGGGTTGACCAGCAGGATGTTCTCGGGCTTGAGGTCACAGTGGATGATGCTGAGCTCGGGGGTAGCCAGGAAGAGCAGGGCCGTGCACATCTGCTGAGCAAACTTGCGGGTGAGGTTGAGGGAGACGCCTCGGAAGTTGGTGTTACGCAGCAGGTCGTACAGGTTGTAGGAGAGCAGCTCAAACACCAGGCACAGGTGGTTGCGGAACATGAAGTGTCGCTTCAGATGAACTGCGGGCAGTAGGAAAGGAGCTGCTGGGAGACACGGTGCACATACAGGTCCTTCGATCCGCCGATTCCATGACGGGC from Mobula birostris isolate sMobBir1 chromosome 8, sMobBir1.hap1, whole genome shotgun sequence harbors:
- the LOC140201690 gene encoding dual specificity tyrosine-phosphorylation-regulated kinase 1B-like isoform X1 encodes the protein MVITSTSEVEQSPSSMLAALRSEWIKQDPICCLPATSQCSKKPTRSGTSSGCKPPSSHCLAASLGFTPTEPSMSSQHSHLPLSSLQPTNETPQARHGPHWGPTSARTRGQAADHQRGTTTDKALSDMTILQRRIPLCFRESGMTPLRKLSVDLIKTYKHINEVYYAKKKRRAQHVPPDDSSNKKERKVYNEGYDDDNYDYIVKNGEKWMDRYEIDSLIGKGSFGQVVKAYDHQEQEWVAVKIIKNKKAFLNQAQIELRLLELMNKHDTEMKYYIAAPFLLPAVHLKRHFMFRNHLCLVFELLSYNLYDLLRNTNFRGVSLNLTRKFAQQMCTALLFLATPELSIIHCDLKPENILLVNPKRSAIKIVDFGSSCQLGQQIYQYIQSRFYRSPEVLLGMPYDLSIDMWSLGCILVEMHTGEPLFSGCNEVDQMNKIVEVVGIPPTHMLEQAPKARKYFEKLSDGLWAIKKVKDVKKEYRAAASRKLHNIIGVETGGPSGRRVGEPGHTPAEYLKFKDLILRMLDYDPKTRITPFYALQHNFFKKTLDEGTNTCSSISTSPSVEHSQSTSNASSLSSSGASSGSSSDNRNQRYPNRYFNHAEAPTDCEMHSPQAPAPATQQQHPPSLRLWNIGDGPEPTSGLYPPPPPPPPPPPLPLPLAHPPPLHPTGHRQPPPPHQHHHLQLYRHLRPQHQRPLQTLPSSPPSEPLSPSSSHGFLHLSAQGPETSRLDPSWPRAAHPVFYSSSSSSRAPSPGGIRPPRDGPQPQATPLVGFRAPRGSAATS
- the LOC140201690 gene encoding dual specificity tyrosine-phosphorylation-regulated kinase 1B-like isoform X2 produces the protein MVITSTSEVEQSPSSMLAALRSEWIKQDPICCLPATSQCSKKPTRSGTSSGCKPPSSHCLAASLGFTPTEPSMSSQHSHLPLSSLQPTNETPQARHGPHWGPTSARTRGQAADHQRGTTTDKALSDMTILQRRIPLCFRESGMTPLRKLSVDLIKTYKHINEVYYAKKKRRAQHVPPDDSSNKKERKVYNEGYDDDNYDYIVKNGEKWMDRYEIDSLIGKGSFGQVVKAYDHQEQEWVAVKIIKNKKAFLNQAQIELRLLELMNKHDTEMKYYIAPFLLPAVHLKRHFMFRNHLCLVFELLSYNLYDLLRNTNFRGVSLNLTRKFAQQMCTALLFLATPELSIIHCDLKPENILLVNPKRSAIKIVDFGSSCQLGQQIYQYIQSRFYRSPEVLLGMPYDLSIDMWSLGCILVEMHTGEPLFSGCNEVDQMNKIVEVVGIPPTHMLEQAPKARKYFEKLSDGLWAIKKVKDVKKEYRAAASRKLHNIIGVETGGPSGRRVGEPGHTPAEYLKFKDLILRMLDYDPKTRITPFYALQHNFFKKTLDEGTNTCSSISTSPSVEHSQSTSNASSLSSSGASSGSSSDNRNQRYPNRYFNHAEAPTDCEMHSPQAPAPATQQQHPPSLRLWNIGDGPEPTSGLYPPPPPPPPPPPLPLPLAHPPPLHPTGHRQPPPPHQHHHLQLYRHLRPQHQRPLQTLPSSPPSEPLSPSSSHGFLHLSAQGPETSRLDPSWPRAAHPVFYSSSSSSRAPSPGGIRPPRDGPQPQATPLVGFRAPRGSAATS
- the LOC140201690 gene encoding dual specificity tyrosine-phosphorylation-regulated kinase 1B-like isoform X3; translated protein: MVITSTSEVEQSPSSMLAALRSEWIKQDPICCLPATSQCSKKPTRSGTSSGCKPPSSHCLAASLGFTPTEPSMSSQHSHLPLSSLQPTNETPQARHGPHWGPTSARTRGQAADHQRGTTTDKALSDMTILQRRIPLCFRESGMTPLRKLSVDLIKTYKHINEVYYAKKKRRAQHVPPDDSSNKKERKVYNEGYDDDNYDYIVKNGEKWMDRYEIDSLIGKGSFGQVVKAYDHQEQEWVAVKIIKNKKAFLNQAQIELRLLELMNKHDTEMKYYIVHLKRHFMFRNHLCLVFELLSYNLYDLLRNTNFRGVSLNLTRKFAQQMCTALLFLATPELSIIHCDLKPENILLVNPKRSAIKIVDFGSSCQLGQQIYQYIQSRFYRSPEVLLGMPYDLSIDMWSLGCILVEMHTGEPLFSGCNEVDQMNKIVEVVGIPPTHMLEQAPKARKYFEKLSDGLWAIKKVKDVKKEYRAAASRKLHNIIGVETGGPSGRRVGEPGHTPAEYLKFKDLILRMLDYDPKTRITPFYALQHNFFKKTLDEGTNTCSSISTSPSVEHSQSTSNASSLSSSGASSGSSSDNRNQRYPNRYFNHAEAPTDCEMHSPQAPAPATQQQHPPSLRLWNIGDGPEPTSGLYPPPPPPPPPPPLPLPLAHPPPLHPTGHRQPPPPHQHHHLQLYRHLRPQHQRPLQTLPSSPPSEPLSPSSSHGFLHLSAQGPETSRLDPSWPRAAHPVFYSSSSSSRAPSPGGIRPPRDGPQPQATPLVGFRAPRGSAATS
- the LOC140201690 gene encoding dual specificity tyrosine-phosphorylation-regulated kinase 1B-like isoform X4, producing the protein MSSQHSHLPLSSLQPTNETPQARHGPHWGPTSARTRGQAADHQRGTTTDKALSDMTILQRRIPLCFRESGMTPLRKLSVDLIKTYKHINEVYYAKKKRRAQHVPPDDSSNKKERKVYNEGYDDDNYDYIVKNGEKWMDRYEIDSLIGKGSFGQVVKAYDHQEQEWVAVKIIKNKKAFLNQAQIELRLLELMNKHDTEMKYYIAAPFLLPAVHLKRHFMFRNHLCLVFELLSYNLYDLLRNTNFRGVSLNLTRKFAQQMCTALLFLATPELSIIHCDLKPENILLVNPKRSAIKIVDFGSSCQLGQQIYQYIQSRFYRSPEVLLGMPYDLSIDMWSLGCILVEMHTGEPLFSGCNEVDQMNKIVEVVGIPPTHMLEQAPKARKYFEKLSDGLWAIKKVKDVKKEYRAAASRKLHNIIGVETGGPSGRRVGEPGHTPAEYLKFKDLILRMLDYDPKTRITPFYALQHNFFKKTLDEGTNTCSSISTSPSVEHSQSTSNASSLSSSGASSGSSSDNRNQRYPNRYFNHAEAPTDCEMHSPQAPAPATQQQHPPSLRLWNIGDGPEPTSGLYPPPPPPPPPPPLPLPLAHPPPLHPTGHRQPPPPHQHHHLQLYRHLRPQHQRPLQTLPSSPPSEPLSPSSSHGFLHLSAQGPETSRLDPSWPRAAHPVFYSSSSSSRAPSPGGIRPPRDGPQPQATPLVGFRAPRGSAATS